From Gordonia crocea, the proteins below share one genomic window:
- a CDS encoding amidohydrolase — MATQLLCGGTIHTPANPDATAMAVADGMVVWVGYDDVGRRLHPDAEVIDLDGRFVGPGFVDSHVHLTATGLATTGLDLSQARSRSDFLARLRTHAQQLPADEVVWAHGWDESAWSGADAQDALPPTTAQIDDAVGPRPAYLIRVDEHSALVSTALRARVDGLSGLAGHSADGAVTAEAHHAVRAAARQALTPSVRTEARRRALDAMAELGVVSVHENGGPEIGGLDDFREVLATDTGIEVVGLWGEAVADVEHARNLLATTGAWGLAGDVFVDGSLGSHTAWLDQPYTDAPDTRGTAYLDADRVYAHLRALTELRRQGGFHVIGDAAMATVTGALARLADEVGTPAVAACAHRVEHAEMVTDAQREVLARCGVIAVMQPAFDARWGGPGQLYEQRLGTPRYSTLNDFAALAKAGVALAFSSDSPVTPVSPWATVGAAVGHHRSASAVSARAAYGACTRGGWRAAGRNDGLTGVLVPGAPASYAVFDVDRLVVAGSDDKVQRWSTDPRSRVPALPDVSPGAAAPTCVRTVHRDTILYDSGALGSAAGTA; from the coding sequence ATGGCGACGCAACTGCTGTGCGGTGGCACCATCCACACGCCCGCCAACCCGGACGCGACGGCGATGGCCGTCGCCGATGGCATGGTCGTGTGGGTCGGCTACGACGACGTCGGTCGGCGGCTGCACCCCGATGCCGAGGTCATCGACCTCGACGGCCGCTTCGTCGGCCCCGGGTTTGTCGACTCCCACGTGCATCTCACCGCGACCGGGCTGGCCACCACCGGTCTGGACCTGTCGCAAGCGCGCAGCCGCAGCGACTTCCTCGCACGGCTGCGCACCCATGCTCAGCAACTCCCAGCCGACGAGGTCGTCTGGGCCCACGGATGGGACGAGTCGGCCTGGTCGGGCGCCGACGCGCAGGACGCCCTCCCACCGACGACGGCGCAGATCGACGACGCGGTCGGGCCGCGCCCGGCCTATCTGATCCGCGTCGACGAGCATTCCGCGCTCGTCTCCACAGCGTTGCGTGCCCGGGTCGACGGGTTGTCTGGCCTCGCCGGCCACTCGGCGGACGGCGCGGTGACCGCCGAGGCCCACCACGCGGTCCGCGCAGCGGCGCGACAAGCGCTGACCCCGTCGGTCCGGACCGAGGCGCGACGCCGCGCACTGGATGCGATGGCCGAGCTCGGCGTCGTGTCCGTGCACGAGAACGGCGGGCCCGAGATCGGCGGCCTCGACGACTTCCGCGAAGTGCTCGCGACCGACACCGGCATCGAGGTCGTCGGGCTGTGGGGGGAGGCGGTCGCCGACGTCGAGCACGCGCGCAACTTGCTCGCGACGACGGGCGCCTGGGGATTGGCCGGCGACGTCTTCGTCGACGGGTCGCTCGGGTCGCACACCGCGTGGCTGGACCAGCCGTACACCGACGCCCCAGACACCCGCGGAACCGCCTACCTCGACGCCGATCGCGTCTACGCCCACCTGCGGGCGTTGACCGAGTTGCGCCGCCAGGGTGGGTTTCACGTCATCGGCGACGCGGCGATGGCAACGGTCACCGGCGCGTTGGCGCGGCTGGCCGACGAGGTGGGCACCCCGGCCGTCGCGGCATGCGCCCACCGCGTCGAGCACGCCGAGATGGTCACCGACGCCCAGCGCGAGGTGCTGGCCCGCTGCGGCGTGATCGCCGTGATGCAACCGGCCTTCGACGCCCGGTGGGGCGGCCCCGGTCAGCTGTACGAGCAGCGGCTCGGCACCCCCCGCTACTCGACGCTCAACGACTTCGCGGCACTTGCCAAAGCCGGTGTGGCGCTGGCCTTCTCGTCGGATTCGCCGGTGACCCCGGTCTCGCCGTGGGCCACCGTCGGCGCGGCCGTCGGGCATCACCGGTCCGCGTCGGCGGTGTCGGCGCGTGCCGCGTACGGAGCTTGCACCCGCGGCGGCTGGCGGGCCGCCGGGCGCAACGACGGCCTCACGGGGGTGCTGGTACCCGGTGCACCGGCGAGCTACGCGGTGTTCGACGTCGACCGTCTCGTGGTCGCCGGTTCCGACGACAAGGTCCAGCGCTGGTCGACCGACCCCCGCTCCCGGGTCCCGGCGCTGCCCGACGTGTCGCCCGGCGCCGCTGCGCCGACCTGCGTGCGAACGGTCCACCGGGACACCATCCTTTACGACTCCGGTGCCCTGGGTTCGGCGGCGGGGACCGCATGA